One Pyrus communis chromosome 4, drPyrComm1.1, whole genome shotgun sequence genomic region harbors:
- the LOC137731693 gene encoding uncharacterized protein, which translates to MAALPLGKLTILVGAGILGSVLAKEGRVSDVVSGAFKIAWKQIRRSDNTSAVNKPHNDSLMAQMNNLRKELEIIASSRPPVTVITMSRTGTSKYGIIIVVVAAGYGYFWWKGWKLPHMMFATRRSLSDASNSVAKQLESLFTSISTTQRKLSSQLDNVECSLDESIENTAKTQQEVVQLQGRTDTISRDFKKVHHAVLTLETKINRIEGKQGEITGGVWKLCDYALNMEKGINAERIQASPSSFSRPVLELPPASPSSLVTPPKSSRPALELPPASPSRGNGGILEVVESSNRGEASSELRAPEGTNNASSSSGWFGFGFPTFNSSALLRTRSATTGMVQRKR; encoded by the exons ATGGCTGCTCTCCCTCTAGGCAAGCTCACCATTCTCGTCGGCGCAG GCATTCTTGGTTCAGTTCTTGCAAAAGAAGGACGTGTATCTGATGTTGTCTCTGGTGCTTTCAAG ATTGCTTGGAAACAAATTAGACGAAGTGATAATACTTCGGCGGTTAATAAACCACACAACGACTCTCTGATGGCTCAG ATGAACAACCTACGGAAGGAGCTGGAGATAATAGCATCAAGTCGACCACCAGTTACAGTTATAACTATGAGTCGAACAG GTACTAGCAAATATGGTATAATTATTGTTGTAGTAGCCGCAGGATATGGCTACTTTTGGTGGAAG GGGTGGAAGCTTCCTCACATGATGTTTGCAACAAGACGTAGCTTGTCTGATGCTTCCAATTCTGTTGCTAAACAGCTTGAGAGTCTGTTTACATCAATTTCG ACCACTCAGAGGAAATTGTCTTCACAACTTGACAATGTGGAATGTAGTTTGGATGAAAGTATAGAAAATACGGCAAAGACACAACAGGAG GTTGTTCAACTACAAGGAAGGACGGATACCATTAGCAGAGATTTTAAAAAAGTTCACCACGCAGTGCTGACTCTG gaaacaaaaattaatagaatTGAAGGGAAGCAG GGTGAGATTACCGGTGGAGTATGGAAGTTATGTGACTACGCACTGAACATGGAAAAGGGCATAAATGCAGAACGCATTCAG GCATCACCATCCAGTTTTTCCAGGCCAGTTCTTGAACTACCACCAGCCTCCCCCTCATCTTTGGTGACCCCACCGAAGTCCTCGAGGCCAGCGCTTGAGCTACCCCCAGCATCACCCTCAAGG GGGAATGGTGGAATCTTGGAAGTGGTTGAGTCCTCAAATCGTGGCGAGGCTTCCAGTGAGCTTCGTGCTCCAGAAGGCACAAACAATGCGTCTTCCAGTTCTGGTTGGTTCGGGTTTGGGTTTCCAACTTTTAATAGTTCGGCTCTCCTGAGGACGCGAAGTGCTACAACTGGAATGGTTCAACGGAAACGATGA